The DNA segment gagtagagttgaaatccggatgtctgtctgtccgtccgtccgtctgtccgtccgtctgtccgtccgtccgtgcaagctgtaacttgagtaaaaattgagatatcttgatgaaacttggtacacgtgtttcttggctccataagaaggttaagttcgaagatgggcaaaatcggcccactgccacgcccacaaaatggcggaaaccgaaaacctataaagtgtcataactaagccataaataaagatattaaagtaaaatttggcacaaaggatcgcattagggaggggcatatttggacgtaatttttttggaaaagtgggcgtggttttttgtacatatctcggaaactactatagccatgtcaaccaaactctacagagtcgttttcttcaggcatttccatatacagttcaaaaatgaaatctcgattatcactttatcatgcgagagtataaaatgttcggtgacacccgaacttagcccttccttacttgttataaaatatttttcttagagGAGTAGAAAGAATATTCCATTATATCTGCTTGTTTCCGAGCATTAGTTCCTTGCTAAACACTTCGAGATTACAATAGACACCTctataatcataattttttgttcattagGTTATGAGTGACAAAAGCTCAAGTGTTCAATTACactaaaaaatgcaataatgaTGATCCGATTACTTCATTCATATGCGATGAGTTTCATTCATAAATTACGAGATAGAGAATAATCAAAATCTATAGGATCATGAAATTCGTTCGAGTCATTAATTCCTATTTAATCATTTTACGAAAGATCATAAGCTTAAATTGCTATTGACACTCGATAGAAAGgtctgtaggaacatgatcggaatactaactggtcactgtctggtggcgacactcGCCCGCAGAATGGCGCTGACAGATCAAGAAGACTGCAGgtaatgtctagagcaaggcaccatgGAAACGATGGAGCGTCTTTtctgcacttgtcccgcattgacaAGAATGTCGCCACGGTATGTTATACAGGAAAAAGTTTCGATAGTGAGGCCATAGAGTCTgctgaaattcgcgtcaagtgcAGGCATCCTCATGGACTTAGTAACTGAACtctatctggtatcgcaaaggaccaaaactggtctatgcgtggttCATTGATCTACCAGACTAGCATAACCTGCCATATGCTTAAACGGCATCTAATAGCTTTGATATAATTAGAAATCAAATCAATGTCCAAAATTTGGAAAGCTGTGTTTCTACCTCCAATTATggttaatgaaagaaaaattaagcgTTTATGAAATCTAGGGCACGGGTTCTTATTaagtacatttacatatataattaataatgaaatgaCAATATCAAATCATCAGTTATCACACGTGTAAAGATTTTGTCCTATATGACGATTTACCCGTCAGggaaataatatgtatatgaataattTGCATACATCATAACTATAGCAAAGTGTTCTACATATAAAACTCATGatcatattattaataaaaaattttccgacATACTAACatagaaaaaagtaattttagtaATAGCAACTTGCATATCGATTTAATAGCACTATAAAATCATTCTAATCTAAGCTACTATACGAAAAATGTATGTGAAATGTCAATTTAATAACCGTTGTTATCAGCTACGTGGTTGGATGAGTTTTATGCGTTGTTTGCAAACTTAATAAAGTGACTAGTGAATATTAGGGATGAGCATCGTACCTGAGTTGAACACgcgtgaatttaataaaataataatgctatcctaaaagaaatgtcaaacaacaaaatatattgaaattttcttacTAAAGTGCAAGCAATAATTTTTCACAGTAATTTAGTAACTCAAATCATTCTAATGTTTCatgaattattattaatgtttagTAAAGACAGTATAAGTTTTGAATATCAAGTcagacatataaatatttatttgacagCTATCAAACAATACTAAAAGTTAACCGAGGAAactcatatataaatacatacatatgtatgtatatatttgcaagtaGATTAGCTAGAAAAATTACCATCAAACAGTAGGAGAATCAAACATTATTTTACGACGATTCTCCATTCGATTATTAGATTTGAAGTCTGCCTGTCCAACCAATGTTTACCAATCCTAACACGAATTATGGGAATACCATATTACGATTACGTCAAATAAACGTCAATTTCAATGGTAGTTGATAAAATAAAGATTCCTAGAATTGCTAATTGCTGGCAGAATTCATGTTACTGACCTTTTCTTAGAAAAGTAAATAAGCCATCTAAaccatattaatatatatatcaaCACTTGTACTacataacaaatacatacatataatgtgtacaagtccatatgtatgtacttcccCAATCGGCCCCGTATAGACAATGGCACATTGTTGACAAACAGCGATTACATTTTCACTGGCGCAATTAATCGGCGTTTGGTCATTCCAATAAACACTAATATGATAATTTTAGCACGTTCGGTCTCGTTTTCATTCAATAAATGGACGTCGCGGTTATCACGTTTTAAAGGTTCATAGCTGGTGtgcgtatgtatttatttatgtatagaaatatttacttttacagGGGTGGTTGAATAAAGttaatcttatttttatttcggaaagcattttttgattatttttgaattaaaaaaaacttgggGACACTATTATGTCCTTGAGTTTTAACATTTCCCAAATGGTCTCGGTATCATCAATGATTAAATCGCTTTAAACATACGTGAAATATTTCACGATTTAGTGCCACAAGTAACCTAAGTTTGTCTATGAAGCATTAATAGGTTATTTTGAGGTTATCACCTCCCAAGAAATGTCaagggattacatgggtttacgagtttaaaaaatcgaatttttttgagtaatagtttcggagatacagtcttgaaaaaatgtgcgctcgaggctagttaggctaagtgcgccgtctttaaacgcgtttttctcgaaactgagtttttgaagtcggttcgcaagatttctcgagaactactcaaccgatcttcatgaaactttACACTggcctttgagatacaattcttaaagactcggatgagaatttttttcgattacaactatttgaaaaaaaaatgtgaaattttcactgaaatttttatatttttgtaaaaatgtctgccaaaaatccaattttcagtttttttccttcgttcgagttctaagttaaagttttaactaaaacaggcaccttttcactttagatgatcctgtaaagagttatcctgcaaacgcgggcgcatcttttttccgaaacGTCGCAGGAAATGGCgccgcaatggccgagtttaaaatattttttttcataaattgcagaatttcttttgcttttctttcttattaatgtatttttgtaacattaaaaaattctaatgaaaTAACCCCTGTAACCCCTTAACCACGGCACAGGCCAAAAGTTTACAATTACTACACGACTATTTCCGCTATATTCTGACTAGGAAGAATTCTGGTTACAGCTGCCTTTAGAGCACAACTCTTGCGTCTCGGTACCTAGATaagatataatattatatattgaatatatatgaaaataaaaaccgaAACATTTTACCCAGCGATCACGAATATAACTTCacttggaaaaaattgaatgaaaaaacgaatgACGCCGGTTTGACTTTACTGCTTTACTTACAATAATGCTACAAGAACTCGGAGAATCGTACTCCACCAGTGTTACCGCGATACTTTGACTCTGCACTCCTGAAAAAGATAGTGCTTACAGTTATTTTGTACATCGTCTTCCGATGAATTGAATCTGCTCAATCTCGTCTTGTAATtactgaacaatttgttcaacCAATCTTTAGtagtaaaaatacatataaagatatacatatgtacatatgtatgtagaaatgtGAACTATATATCTTTATTAGGGCAATCAATAAATGCACTTTCATAAATTCATAAGTGTATGAGCAATCCACACGCACTTTGCTCGTATTAATTGATTCAATTGCGTGGAATTTCCGCACTTAGGCATGAAGCAGTAAaggaaattgttaaaaataaacacacacacacatacacatgatCTGATTACATtccttaaatgtttttttttcatataccaACCAAATACTTTATATAATTGCATATTGTATGAAAGTGTtgacaagaaaatttaaaatttatatgaatgtTGTTGTAGTAGGTTctcagaaaaacaacaaaaaattaagtagTAATATGAAAGcattaacaattaattaatcaGCGAGAGAGTATTTAAAAGTAATATGaaataccaaaacaaaaaaaaacatagtatgtacatatgtccatgTTTGCATtctataaatacttatgtatgatgAAAACAATTACATTCAAGTGTAGTGATATCGAAATGTTGATAATTTTTACTATAAAGAATGATAtttaaaacagaacaaaaaagttAACTGCAAAAATAAAGTTAGGCTGCCtagaaactataatacccttcacgtCACGCCGATCATTTCTGCAGACATTCCCAATTAGCTAACTATGAATGCTTAAATATCGTGACTTAAATCAGCTGAGGTATTCCTCgaagaaatttgcaatttatttgtgatttaatttttttatatcattacttttcaatttgtataatattttaatacttttatttatttcagaaaattcgTGTAATATAGAACGCGCCTAAAATGAAGAGTTCTACTGGTATCTACAGTGTACTTCGGTATACGAAATCATTAATATTTGTGATATCAATATCGGGTGAGTTAGCGAATTGTATATTTCATTGTACTTTATAATTACTAATTGATTCGTCGAACTTCCAGTAGCCTTATTCACACAAACAACCGCAGATGAACGATTCACACGAAGCTCTAACCGAAGCGGGTTAACCGTATCCACACATGATCTCACAATTAtagtaaaaaacacaaaaacatttgACGTTCTAATCAGGTGAGTCCCAgcagaatatatgtacatataagtatgtaagcaTTCACAGGGTGAGATAATAGTAATAAAACATGTGAGCAACCAATCCAATCGCAAGAAGCGAGTTGAAATTGATCTGCTCATACGACGGTAGAGTTTCGACCAATTAATGACATCCTTCAAATCAAATGACATTCTTTAATATATGGATCTCCCTTCAATTTTTGACACTTTTTTTATATCCCACAGGGATCCATTGGAACAGGACGTATTTGTCCAATTGGTAAAACAACATGAGACTTTAGTAGAATTGGACCCTAACTACTTCACAATCAGTGCATCGAATCCACAAAATAGAACAGTTAGCGTACGAGGACTCCAACTTGGACACCTAGAAGTTACAGCGACGAGCTTACCCGACGAGTCTTGGATGTACGTATGCGCTTCAGTATGAACgaacttacttttttattataatgtactcatacaatttttttgtacagTGTTGACGATTTATTTGTACGCATAACTGTTGCAAAGTCGGAGCCGATTATTTACACATCAATCGTGTTCGGTTGGATTTATTTTGTGGCCTGGTCCATCTCGTTCTATCCGCagattttcattaattttagacGAAAATCTGTAATTGGACTCAATTTTGACTTTCTAGCACTCAACATTGTTGGTTTTACACTATATAGTGTTTTCAATTGTGGCCTCTATTGGGTACCCAGCATACAGGACGAATATGCCAGTCGACATCCACGTGGTATGAATCCAGTTTTATTGAATGATGTCGTATTCGGTTTACATGCGATGTTTGCGACAGCCATTACAATTATCCAGTGCTTTTTATATGAGGTAAGGCTTGGTGAACCATAACACAAACATATCtacttattataaatataaaaattaactttagtGCAGTAACTGAATCCTGAACAatgtatattaaagttaaagtacatatatgcagGGCCGTAGAGTAAAAACCGGGGACAGAGTATGATTGTAGTGAATTATTGGTTAAATAATGTTACATAGCACCTTGACGTTCGGATAACccctggtccaagagaaattgTCGAGCTGCATCGATAAGGCATCTGTCTCTATCTGTCTATATTAAGTGAAGGATAACCTCAAGTTctgagatatcggtctgaaattttccaCAAGTCCTTTCTTCCCCAAAAAGCTATTCATGGTATGGAAAACATTATTATATGACAATATAcctttccgaaaaaattattgctcaaGGCAACACTACTATccccgaacaaattgttcaaatggaaacactatagaatatagctgtaTGTACGTTTTTATTTGGcaggatatcttcacgaaattatgCACAAATGTCCAAAAACAAGATAAATatcttttgataaaaaaaagtgtaCTCGTGACGAAAATTAAAGCTTCGTgccgccgaagttaacattttttcttgttttattattttcttgtttattattaCAGCGCGCCGAACAAAGAGTCTCCAGAATCGCGTCAGGTATATTAGCCGCAATCGCGATAATTGTTTTGGTTACATTAATTCTAGCCATTACTGGTGTTGTGCAGTGGCTGGATTTTCTATACTACTGCAGCTACATTAAACTGGCGATGATCATCAAATATGTGCCCCaggttagttaaaaaaaaaataacaacaaaaacacattacATATGCCTTCTCAATAAAACGTTATGTCagagattaattattaaattttacaacatttaTTTGTCTTGAACGTCTGCAGGCGCTGATGAACTATCGCCGTAAGAGCACTACTGGCTGGAGTATTGGTAATATTCTGTTGGATTTCACTGGCGGTTTGCTCAGCATGTTGCAGATGATCTTGAACGCATACAATTAtagtaatttcttttaatttttattaacttaaaaaaaaaattatattctatttCAATATCTGCAGACGATTGGGTGTCAATTTTCGGTTCTGtgacgaaattcggcatgggtCTATTCTCCGTGCTCTTCGATGTGTTATTTATTCTTCAACACTATGTGTTTTACAGGTTTGTTTCAAAAGCtttaaagtatgtatatttattaagcaCTTTTGTAGTGTTGGCCACACATTATTCATCCATCAAAAttaacatacttatgtacacgCACGTGTGATATCACAAAAGCATAGGCAAACAGATAAATCAAAGTTTGTTCAAGGCAAAAGTtcaataattcctttaaaatgGCAAAGCCAACTGAACCCACAGCTCCATCAATTCCAtactacaaacatacacacattgaAGCACCTGCATACTCATACCTTtataaacgtatgtatatatgcacataacc comes from the Bactrocera neohumeralis isolate Rockhampton chromosome 2, APGP_CSIRO_Bneo_wtdbg2-racon-allhic-juicebox.fasta_v2, whole genome shotgun sequence genome and includes:
- the LOC126767643 gene encoding cystinosin homolog isoform X2; amino-acid sequence: MKSSTGIYSVLRYTKSLIFVISISALFTQTTADERFTRSSNRSGLTVSTHDLTIIVKNTKTFDVLIRDPLEQDVFVQLVKQHETLVELDPNYFTISASNPQNRTVSVRGLQLGHLEVTATSLPDESWIVDDLFVRITVAKSEPIIYTSIVFGWIYFVAWSISFYPQIFINFRRKSVIGLNFDFLALNIVGFTLYSVFNCGLYWVPSIQDEYASRHPRGMNPVLLNDVVFGLHAMFATAITIIQCFLYERAEQRVSRIASGILAAIAIIVLVTLILAITGVVQWLDFLYYCSYIKLAMIIKYVPQALMNYRRKSTTGWSIGNILLDFTGGLLSMLQMILNAYNYNDWVSIFGSVTKFGMGLFSVLFDVLFILQHYVFYRHSQQLSISTTTNATEVVTDKADEQPRY
- the LOC126767643 gene encoding cystinosin homolog isoform X1, with the protein product MKSSTGIYSVLRYTKSLIFVISISVALFTQTTADERFTRSSNRSGLTVSTHDLTIIVKNTKTFDVLIRDPLEQDVFVQLVKQHETLVELDPNYFTISASNPQNRTVSVRGLQLGHLEVTATSLPDESWIVDDLFVRITVAKSEPIIYTSIVFGWIYFVAWSISFYPQIFINFRRKSVIGLNFDFLALNIVGFTLYSVFNCGLYWVPSIQDEYASRHPRGMNPVLLNDVVFGLHAMFATAITIIQCFLYERAEQRVSRIASGILAAIAIIVLVTLILAITGVVQWLDFLYYCSYIKLAMIIKYVPQALMNYRRKSTTGWSIGNILLDFTGGLLSMLQMILNAYNYNDWVSIFGSVTKFGMGLFSVLFDVLFILQHYVFYRHSQQLSISTTTNATEVVTDKADEQPRY